A genomic region of Staphylococcus roterodami contains the following coding sequences:
- the dnaA gene encoding chromosomal replication initiator protein DnaA translates to MSEKEIWEKVLEIAQEKLSAVSYSTFLKDTELYTIKDSEAIVLSSIPFNANWLNQQYAEIIQAILFDVVGYEVKPHFITTEELANYSNKDGSTVKETPKSSTETTEDNHVLGREQFNAHNTFDTFVIGPGNRFPHAASLAVAEAPAKAYNPLFIYGGVGLGKTHLMHAIGHHVLDNNPDAKVIYTSSEKFTNEFIKSIRDNEGEAFRERYRNIDVLLIDDIQFIQNKVQTQEEFFYTFNELHQNNKQIVISSDRPPKEIAQLEDRLRSRFEWGLIVDITPPDYETRMAILQKKIEEEKLDIPPEALNYIANQIQSNIRELEGALTRLLAYSQLLGKPITTELTAEALKDIIQAPKSKKITIQDIQKVVGQYYNVRIEDFSAKKRTKSIAYPRQIAMYLSRELTDFSLPKIGEEFGGRDHTTVIHAHEKISKDLKEDPIFKQEVENLEKEIRNI, encoded by the coding sequence ATGTCGGAAAAAGAAATTTGGGAAAAAGTGCTTGAAATTGCTCAAGAAAAATTATCAGCTGTAAGTTACTCAACTTTCCTAAAAGATACCGAGCTTTACACGATTAAAGATAGTGAAGCTATCGTATTATCGAGTATTCCTTTTAATGCAAATTGGTTAAATCAACAATATGCAGAAATTATCCAAGCTATATTATTTGATGTTGTTGGATATGAAGTGAAACCTCATTTTATTACTACTGAAGAATTAGCAAACTATAGTAATAAAGATGGTTCTACGGTAAAGGAAACACCAAAATCTTCTACAGAAACAACTGAAGATAATCATGTGCTTGGTAGAGAGCAATTCAATGCCCATAACACATTTGACACATTTGTAATCGGACCTGGTAACCGCTTCCCACATGCAGCAAGTTTAGCCGTTGCCGAAGCACCAGCAAAAGCGTATAATCCATTATTTATATATGGAGGTGTTGGTTTAGGAAAAACCCATTTAATGCATGCCATTGGTCATCATGTTTTAGATAATAATCCAGATGCCAAAGTGATTTACACATCAAGTGAAAAATTCACAAACGAATTTATCAAATCGATTCGTGATAACGAGGGTGAAGCTTTCAGAGAAAGATATCGTAATATCGACGTCTTATTAATCGATGATATTCAGTTCATTCAAAATAAAGTTCAAACGCAAGAAGAATTTTTCTATACTTTTAATGAATTACATCAGAATAACAAGCAAATCGTTATTTCGAGTGATCGACCACCAAAAGAGATTGCACAATTAGAAGATCGATTACGTTCACGCTTTGAATGGGGGCTAATTGTTGATATTACGCCACCAGATTACGAAACTCGAATGGCAATTTTGCAGAAGAAAATTGAAGAAGAAAAATTAGATATTCCACCAGAAGCTTTAAATTATATAGCAAATCAAATTCAATCTAATATTCGTGAATTAGAAGGCGCATTAACACGTTTACTTGCATATTCACAATTATTAGGGAAACCAATTACTACTGAATTAACTGCTGAAGCTTTAAAAGATATTATTCAAGCACCAAAATCTAAGAAAATTACAATTCAAGATATTCAAAAGGTTGTAGGTCAGTACTATAATGTTAGAATTGAAGATTTCAGTGCTAAAAAACGTACAAAGTCAATCGCATATCCGCGTCAAATAGCTATGTACTTATCTAGAGAGCTTACTGATTTTTCATTACCTAAAATTGGTGAAGAATTTGGCGGGCGTGATCACACAACTGTAATCCATGCTCATGAAAAGATATCTAAAGATTTAAAAGAAGATCCTATTTTTAAACAAGAAGTAGAGAATCTTGAAAAAGAAATAAGAAATATTTAA
- the yaaA gene encoding S4 domain-containing protein YaaA, with translation MIILVQEVVVEGDINLGQFLKTEGIIESGGQAKWFLQDVEVLINGVRETRRGKKLEHQDRIDIPELPEDAGSFLIIHQGEQ, from the coding sequence GTGATTATTTTGGTTCAAGAAGTTGTAGTAGAAGGCGACATCAATTTAGGTCAATTTCTAAAAACAGAAGGGATTATTGAGTCCGGTGGTCAAGCAAAATGGTTCTTGCAAGACGTTGAAGTATTAATTAATGGAGTGCGTGAAACACGTCGCGGTAAAAAGTTAGAACATCAAGATCGTATAGATATCCCAGAGTTACCTGAAGATGCTGGTTCTTTCTTAATCATTCATCAAGGTGAACAATGA
- the dnaN gene encoding DNA polymerase III subunit beta: protein MMEFTIKRDYFITQLNDTLKAISPRTTLPILTGIKIDAKEHEVILTGSDSEISIEITIPKTVDGEDIVNISETGSVVLPGRFFVDIIKKLPGKDVKLSTNEQFQTLITSGHSEFNLSGLDPDQYPLLPQVSRDDAIQLSVKVLKNVIAQTNFAVSTSETRPVLTGVNWLIQENELICTATDSHRLAVRKLQLEDVSENKNVIIPGKALAELNKIMSDSEEDIDIFFASNQVLFKVGNVNFISRLLEGHYPDTTRLFPENYEIKLSIDNGEFYHAIDRASLLAREGGNNVIKLSTGDEVVELSSTSPEIGTVKEEVDANDVEGGNLKISFNSKYMMDALKAIDNDEVEVEFFGTMKPFILKPKGDDSVTQLILPIRTY from the coding sequence ATGATGGAATTCACTATTAAAAGAGATTATTTTATTACACAATTAAATGACACATTAAAAGCAATATCACCAAGAACAACATTACCAATTTTAACTGGTATCAAAATCGATGCAAAAGAACATGAAGTGATACTAACTGGTTCAGACTCTGAAATTTCAATCGAAATCACTATTCCTAAAACTGTTGATGGTGAAGATATTGTCAACATTTCAGAAACGGGTTCAGTTGTGTTACCTGGACGATTCTTTGTCGATATTATAAAGAAATTACCTGGTAAAGATGTTAAATTATCTACAAATGAGCAATTCCAAACATTAATTACATCAGGTCATTCTGAATTTAATTTAAGTGGCTTAGATCCAGATCAATATCCATTATTACCACAAGTTTCTAGAGATGATGCAATTCAATTATCAGTAAAAGTACTTAAAAACGTGATAGCACAAACGAATTTTGCAGTGTCCACCTCAGAAACACGCCCTGTATTGACTGGTGTGAACTGGCTTATACAAGAAAATGAATTAATATGCACAGCAACTGACTCACACCGCTTGGCTGTAAGAAAATTACAATTAGAAGATGTTTCTGAAAATAAAAATGTCATCATTCCAGGTAAAGCTTTAGCTGAATTAAATAAAATTATGTCTGATAGTGAAGAAGACATTGATATATTCTTTGCTTCAAATCAAGTTTTATTTAAAGTAGGGAATGTAAACTTTATTTCTCGATTATTAGAAGGACACTATCCTGATACAACACGTTTATTCCCAGAAAACTATGAAATTAAGTTAAGCATAGATAATGGCGAGTTTTATCATGCAATTGATCGTGCATCATTATTAGCACGTGAAGGTGGCAATAACGTTATTAAACTAAGCACTGGTGACGAAGTAGTTGAACTTTCATCTACATCACCAGAAATTGGTACTGTTAAAGAAGAAGTTGATGCAAATGATGTTGAAGGCGGGAACTTAAAAATTTCTTTCAACTCTAAATATATGATGGACGCTTTAAAAGCAATTGATAATGATGAAGTTGAGGTTGAATTCTTTGGTACAATGAAGCCATTCATTTTAAAACCAAAAGGTGACGACTCAGTAACACAATTAATTTTACCAATCAGAACATACTAA
- the gyrB gene encoding DNA topoisomerase (ATP-hydrolyzing) subunit B encodes MVTALSDVNNTDNYGAGQIQVLEGLEAVRKRPGMYIGSTSERGLHHLVWEIVDNSIDEALAGYANQIEVVIEKDNWIKVTDNGRGIPVDIQEKMGRPAVEVILTVLHAGGKFGGGGYKVSGGLHGVGSSVVNALSQDLEVYVHRNETIYHQAYKKGVPQFDLKEVGTIDKTGTVIRFKADGEIFTETTVYNYETLQQRIRELAFLNKGIQITLRDERDEDNIREDSYHYEGGIKSYVELLNEKKEPIHDEPIYIHQSKDDIEVEIAIQYNSGYATNLLTYANNIHTYEGGTHEDGFKRALTRVLNSYGLSSKIMKEDKDRLSGEDTREGMTAIISIKHGDPQFEGQTKTKLGNSEVRQVVDKLFSEHFERFLYENPQVARTIVEKGIMAARARVAAKKAREVTRRKSALDVASLPGKLADCSSKSPEECEIFLVEGDSAGGSTKSGRDSRTQAILPLRGKILNVEKARLDRILNNNEIRQMITAFGTGIGGDFDLAKARYHKIVIMTDADVDGAHIRTLLLTFFYRFMRPLIEAGYVYIAQPPLYKLTQGKQKYYVYNDRELEKLKSELNPTPKWSIARYKGLGEMNADQLWETTMNPEHRALLQVKLEDAIEADQTFEMLMGDVVENRRQFIEDNAVYANLDF; translated from the coding sequence ATGGTGACTGCATTGTCAGATGTAAACAACACGGATAATTATGGTGCTGGGCAAATACAAGTATTAGAAGGTTTAGAAGCAGTACGTAAAAGACCAGGTATGTATATTGGTTCAACTTCAGAAAGAGGTTTGCACCATTTAGTATGGGAAATCGTTGATAACAGTATCGACGAAGCATTAGCTGGTTATGCAAACCAAATTGAAGTCGTTATTGAAAAAGATAACTGGATTAAAGTAACAGATAACGGACGTGGTATCCCTGTTGATATTCAAGAAAAAATGGGGCGTCCAGCAGTTGAAGTTATTTTAACAGTATTACATGCTGGTGGTAAATTCGGCGGTGGCGGATACAAAGTATCTGGTGGTTTACACGGTGTTGGTTCATCAGTAGTAAACGCGCTGTCACAAGATTTAGAAGTATATGTACACAGAAATGAGACAATCTATCATCAAGCATACAAAAAAGGTGTACCTCAATTTGATTTAAAAGAAGTTGGTACAATTGATAAAACAGGTACTGTCATTCGTTTTAAAGCAGATGGAGAAATCTTCACAGAGACAACAGTATATAATTATGAAACGTTACAGCAACGTATTAGAGAGCTTGCTTTCTTAAATAAAGGTATTCAAATTACGTTAAGAGATGAACGTGATGAAGACAATATTCGAGAAGACTCCTATCACTATGAGGGTGGTATTAAATCGTACGTTGAATTATTAAATGAAAAGAAAGAACCAATTCATGACGAACCAATTTATATACATCAATCTAAAGATGATATTGAAGTGGAAATTGCGATTCAATACAACTCTGGATATGCTACGAATCTGTTAACTTACGCAAATAATATTCATACGTATGAAGGTGGTACGCATGAAGATGGATTTAAGCGTGCATTAACACGTGTTTTAAATAGTTACGGTTTAAGTAGCAAGATTATGAAAGAAGACAAAGATAGACTTTCTGGTGAAGATACACGTGAAGGTATGACAGCAATTATATCTATTAAACATGGAGATCCTCAGTTTGAAGGTCAAACAAAAACGAAATTAGGTAACTCTGAAGTACGTCAAGTTGTAGATAAATTGTTCTCTGAGCACTTTGAACGATTTTTATACGAAAATCCACAAGTAGCACGTACGATTGTTGAAAAAGGTATTATGGCTGCACGTGCACGTGTTGCTGCGAAAAAAGCACGTGAAGTAACACGTCGTAAGTCAGCATTAGACGTTGCGAGTTTACCAGGTAAATTAGCAGATTGTTCTAGTAAAAGTCCTGAAGAATGTGAAATCTTCTTAGTCGAGGGTGACTCTGCCGGGGGGTCTACAAAATCCGGTCGTGACTCTAGAACGCAAGCCATTCTTCCGTTGCGAGGAAAGATATTGAATGTTGAGAAGGCAAGATTAGATAGAATTTTAAATAACAATGAAATTCGTCAAATGATTACAGCATTCGGTACAGGTATCGGTGGCGATTTTGATTTAGCAAAAGCACGCTACCATAAAATCGTAATTATGACCGATGCGGATGTCGATGGTGCGCATATTAGAACATTGTTACTTACATTCTTCTATCGATTTATGAGACCGTTAATCGAAGCAGGTTATGTGTACATCGCGCAACCACCGTTATATAAATTAACACAAGGTAAACAAAAGTATTATGTTTACAATGATAGGGAACTTGAAAAACTTAAATCTGAATTAAACCCAACACCAAAATGGTCAATTGCACGTTACAAAGGTCTTGGAGAAATGAATGCAGATCAATTATGGGAAACAACTATGAATCCTGAACACCGTGCATTATTACAAGTGAAGCTTGAAGATGCGATTGAAGCGGACCAAACATTTGAAATGTTAATGGGTGACGTTGTAGAAAACCGTAGACAATTTATAGAAGATAATGCAGTTTATGCAAACTTAGACTTCTAA
- the recF gene encoding DNA replication/repair protein RecF yields MKLNTLQLENYRNYDEVTLKCHPDVNILIGENAQGKTNLLESIYTLALAKSHRTSNDKELIRFNADYAKIEGELSYRHGTMPLTMFITKKGKQVKVNHLEQSRLTQYIGHLNVVLFAPEDLNIVKGSPQIRRRFIDMELGQISAVYLNDLAQYQRILKQKNNYLKQLQLGQKKDLTMLEVLNQQFAEYALKVTDKRAHFIQELESLAKPIHAGITNDRETLSLNYLPSLKFDYAQSEAARLEEIMSILSDNMQREKERGISLFGPHRDDISFDVNGMDAQTYGSQGQQRTTALSIKLAEIELMNIEVGEYPILLLDDVLSELDDSRQTHLLSTIQHKVQTFVTTTSVDGIDHEIMNNAKLYRINQGEIIK; encoded by the coding sequence ATGAAATTAAATACACTCCAATTAGAAAACTATCGTAACTATGATGAGGTTACGTTGAAGTGTCATCCTGATGTGAATATCCTCATTGGAGAAAATGCACAAGGAAAGACAAATTTACTTGAATCAATTTATACCTTAGCTTTAGCAAAAAGTCATAGAACGAGTAATGATAAGGAACTCATACGTTTTAATGCTGATTATGCTAAAATAGAAGGTGAGCTTAGTTATAGACACGGCACGATGCCATTAACAATGTTTATAACTAAAAAAGGTAAACAAGTCAAAGTGAATCACTTAGAGCAAAGTCGACTAACACAATATATTGGACACCTCAATGTGGTTCTATTTGCGCCAGAAGATTTGAATATTGTAAAAGGCTCTCCTCAAATAAGACGACGCTTTATAGATATGGAGTTGGGCCAAATTTCTGCTGTTTACTTAAATGATTTAGCTCAATACCAACGTATTTTAAAGCAAAAGAATAATTACTTAAAGCAGTTACAATTAGGCCAAAAAAAGGACTTAACAATGTTAGAAGTATTAAATCAGCAGTTTGCTGAATATGCATTGAAAGTAACTGATAAACGTGCGCATTTTATTCAAGAGCTAGAATCATTAGCGAAACCCATTCATGCTGGGATTACAAATGATAGGGAAACGTTGTCATTGAATTATTTACCTAGTCTTAAATTCGATTATGCTCAAAGTGAAGCGGCACGTCTTGAAGAAATTATGTCTATTCTAAGTGATAACATGCAAAGAGAAAAAGAGCGTGGAATTAGCTTATTTGGACCACATCGAGATGATATTAGTTTTGATGTAAATGGCATGGATGCACAAACCTATGGTTCTCAAGGTCAGCAACGTACAACGGCATTGTCCATTAAACTAGCTGAAATTGAATTAATGAATATCGAAGTTGGGGAATACCCCATCTTATTATTAGACGATGTACTTAGTGAATTAGATGATTCACGTCAAACGCATTTATTAAGTACAATTCAGCATAAAGTACAAACATTTGTCACTACGACATCTGTTGATGGTATTGATCATGAAATTATGAATAACGCTAAATTGTATCGTATTAATCAAGGTGAAATTATAAAGTAA